From the genome of Blastocatellia bacterium, one region includes:
- the scpB gene encoding SMC-Scp complex subunit ScpB, whose protein sequence is MRVEELKPILEALIFVAAEPITEEELARLLPEVDRASLNAAIDALRQEYAAPARGLELRRVAGGYRISTRPEYHDYIRRYLKTRPSARLSMAALETLAVIAYKQPITLPEIQEIRGVNSARAVKTLLEKRLIEPKGRKPVVGRPILYGTSREFLIQFGLNDLSELPTIEDFEELGPGSA, encoded by the coding sequence ATGAGGGTGGAGGAACTCAAGCCGATCTTGGAAGCCTTGATCTTCGTCGCTGCGGAACCGATCACTGAGGAGGAGTTGGCGCGACTTCTGCCGGAAGTCGATCGGGCCAGTCTCAATGCGGCTATAGATGCGCTTCGGCAGGAGTACGCGGCTCCCGCACGCGGCCTGGAGTTGCGGCGCGTCGCCGGAGGGTATCGGATCAGCACGCGTCCGGAATATCACGACTACATTCGGCGATATTTGAAGACGCGACCCTCGGCTCGCCTCTCGATGGCCGCGTTGGAGACCCTGGCCGTCATCGCCTACAAGCAACCGATCACGCTGCCGGAGATCCAGGAGATCCGCGGCGTCAACTCCGCGCGCGCGGTGAAGACGCTGCTGGAGAAGCGACTCATCGAACCGAAGGGGCGAAAGCCGGTCGTCGGTCGCCCGATCCTCTATGGGACTTCCCGGGAGTTCCTCATCCAATTCGGGCTGAATGACCTGAGCGAGCTGCCGACGATCGAAGACTTTGAGGAGCTGGGACCGGGAAGCGCATGA
- a CDS encoding rRNA pseudouridine synthase, with protein MEVRLQKLIAEAGIASRRKAEELIRMGQVTVNGQVVTKLGTKADPERDHIKVRGKLINPLLRSRKKVYILLNKPKGYLSSLYDPQGRPLVTKLLPPLPARVHPVGRLDFNTEGLLLLTNDGEFTALITMAKFRIPKVYHVKVKGIPDEKAIERLRRGVVIDGKRTAPCEIVLIERTKTNAWYAVTLYQGISRQIRKMFDLIGHSVIKLRRVAIGFLTDEGLKPGLWRYLTPEEVRRFFAVREGKTIAPVVPLKVRRTER; from the coding sequence ATGGAAGTACGCTTGCAGAAGTTGATCGCCGAAGCGGGGATCGCCTCTCGGCGAAAGGCCGAGGAGTTGATCCGCATGGGACAGGTGACCGTTAACGGGCAGGTCGTCACGAAGCTGGGGACGAAGGCGGATCCCGAGCGCGATCACATCAAGGTTCGCGGGAAGCTGATCAATCCGTTGCTCCGCTCGCGGAAGAAGGTCTACATTTTGCTCAACAAACCGAAGGGGTATCTGTCGAGCCTTTACGATCCGCAGGGACGTCCGTTGGTGACGAAACTGCTGCCACCGCTTCCGGCGCGCGTGCATCCGGTGGGACGGTTGGATTTCAACACGGAAGGATTGCTGTTGCTCACTAACGATGGCGAGTTCACGGCGCTCATCACGATGGCGAAGTTTCGGATCCCTAAGGTCTACCACGTGAAGGTCAAGGGCATCCCGGACGAGAAAGCCATCGAGCGCTTGCGACGCGGCGTGGTCATCGATGGCAAGCGCACGGCGCCGTGCGAGATCGTCCTAATTGAGCGCACGAAGACGAACGCTTGGTATGCCGTCACGCTTTATCAAGGGATCAGCCGTCAAATTCGCAAGATGTTCGACCTGATCGGCCACTCCGTCATCAAGCTGCGGCGCGTGGCCATTGGGTTTCTCACCGATGAGGGATTGAAACCGGGCCTGTGGCGATACCTCACGCCGGAAGAAGTGCGCCGCTTCTTCGCCGTGCGCGAGGGGAAGACGATCGCCCCGGTCGTTCCCTTGAAGGTGCGACGGACAGAAAGGTGA
- a CDS encoding acyl-CoA carboxylase subunit beta: MTERLHRSDPSPTPLSPESERGAPPKTLRQRVEELRALEARLRLGGGPEKIARQHQQGKLTARERIERLLDPGSDFLEIGLLVAYDQYEGEAPAAGVVTGIGLVHGRPIVIVANDATVKAGAWWPETIKKILRMQEIAMRNRVPIVYLVDSAGVNLPYQSGVFPGQYGAGRIFYYNSIMRRYLKVPQIAAVMGPCIAGGAYLPALSDVILMVEKTSFMGLGGPNLVKGATGQTVDSETLGGAWTHNALSGVAHYRTPNDEACLAKIRDLIALLPSPPPPRLPIREPRPPLHPPEQIYDILPADHRQAYDMYQILVRLFDDGEITEFQADYAREMICGYARIEGIPVGFLANQRGLIKNPKGGAPRLGGIIYTESAEKSAYFIETCNREGLPILFIQDVSGFMVGPEAEQSGIIRAGARMVEAMATATVPRLVLTINHASGAGYYAMAGQGFDPNFIFTWPTGRMGVMEGDTAIYAVLGPQLEKAKETGQMSDELRAAIERMHAEYEHTLDARFAAARGFVDAILAPEETRRALALALRVTLHNPGPHIGPFHIPTLE; this comes from the coding sequence ATGACGGAACGTCTGCATCGGAGCGATCCCTCGCCGACGCCGCTCTCGCCTGAATCGGAGCGAGGCGCTCCCCCCAAGACGCTGCGCCAACGAGTGGAAGAACTCCGGGCGCTGGAAGCCCGCCTCCGCCTGGGGGGCGGCCCGGAGAAGATCGCTCGTCAACATCAGCAAGGAAAGCTGACCGCGCGCGAGCGGATCGAGCGCTTGTTGGATCCGGGCAGCGATTTTCTGGAGATCGGGCTCCTGGTCGCCTACGACCAATATGAGGGAGAAGCGCCTGCAGCTGGCGTCGTCACCGGTATCGGTTTGGTCCATGGACGTCCGATCGTCATCGTCGCCAATGATGCGACGGTCAAGGCCGGGGCATGGTGGCCGGAGACGATCAAGAAGATCCTGCGCATGCAAGAGATCGCCATGCGCAATCGCGTCCCCATCGTATACCTGGTGGATTCGGCCGGCGTCAATCTGCCATATCAAAGCGGCGTCTTCCCCGGACAATACGGAGCGGGGCGCATCTTCTACTACAACTCGATCATGCGGCGGTATCTGAAGGTCCCGCAAATCGCCGCCGTCATGGGGCCCTGCATCGCCGGAGGAGCGTACTTGCCCGCATTGAGCGATGTGATCCTCATGGTTGAGAAGACCTCGTTCATGGGACTCGGTGGCCCCAATTTGGTCAAGGGCGCGACCGGTCAGACTGTGGATAGCGAGACCCTCGGCGGCGCGTGGACGCACAATGCCCTGAGTGGCGTCGCGCACTATCGCACTCCAAATGACGAAGCCTGCTTGGCGAAGATCCGCGATCTCATCGCGTTACTTCCCTCTCCCCCACCGCCCCGATTGCCGATCAGAGAACCACGACCGCCGCTCCATCCTCCGGAACAGATCTACGACATCTTGCCGGCGGATCATCGCCAAGCCTACGACATGTATCAAATCCTCGTGCGCCTCTTCGATGATGGCGAGATCACGGAATTCCAAGCCGATTACGCCCGCGAGATGATCTGCGGGTACGCGCGCATCGAGGGCATCCCCGTGGGCTTTCTGGCCAATCAGCGCGGACTCATCAAGAATCCGAAGGGAGGAGCGCCGCGCCTGGGCGGCATCATCTACACGGAGAGTGCGGAGAAGTCGGCCTACTTCATCGAGACGTGCAACCGCGAGGGTCTGCCCATCCTCTTCATCCAAGACGTTTCCGGATTCATGGTCGGACCTGAGGCCGAGCAAAGCGGGATCATTCGCGCTGGAGCGCGCATGGTCGAAGCCATGGCGACGGCGACCGTCCCTCGCTTGGTCCTCACCATCAACCACGCTAGTGGAGCGGGATATTACGCCATGGCTGGTCAAGGATTCGATCCCAACTTCATCTTCACCTGGCCCACGGGACGCATGGGCGTGATGGAGGGTGACACGGCCATCTATGCCGTGCTCGGCCCACAGTTGGAGAAGGCGAAGGAGACCGGACAGATGAGCGACGAGCTGCGCGCGGCCATCGAGCGCATGCACGCCGAGTACGAGCACACGCTCGATGCGCGCTTCGCCGCCGCGCGCGGTTTCGTGGACGCCATCCTCGCGCCGGAAGAGACGCGCCGCGCTCTCGCCTTGGCTTTGCGCGTGACGCTGCACAATCCCGGGCCGCACATCGGGCCTTTCCACATTCCCACGTTGGAGTGA
- a CDS encoding PfkB family carbohydrate kinase, which yields MRDDFEHRLPEGKPFDAVGFGLNAVDYLITVPQYPAFNTKVQLREHVVRPGGQVATAMVALARLGCRTRYIGKVGDDEFGRLQLRSLAEAGVEHSHVKVVPGATSQLAFILIDEQSGERTIIWGRDPRLVMRPEELSREAITSGRVLHLDGHDVAAAVQAARWAREDGIPVVIDLDTFYPGIEELLPLVDYLITSAEFPKRFLGIAEPEDALRTLKQRYRNHFVAITLGDQGAIAYYHGVFIHSPAFRIPCRDTTGAGDAFRGGFIYGLLKGMSVTETLRFANAVAGLNCRGVGARGGLPTLEEVEELLRAQ from the coding sequence ATGCGTGATGATTTCGAACATCGACTCCCCGAGGGCAAACCTTTCGATGCCGTCGGCTTCGGTCTGAATGCGGTGGATTATCTGATCACCGTCCCGCAGTATCCGGCCTTCAATACGAAGGTGCAACTGCGCGAACACGTCGTGCGCCCAGGCGGGCAAGTGGCGACGGCGATGGTCGCCTTGGCACGGTTGGGCTGCCGCACGCGATACATCGGGAAGGTTGGCGATGATGAGTTCGGACGGCTGCAACTGCGTTCGCTCGCCGAAGCCGGCGTAGAACATTCCCACGTGAAGGTCGTCCCGGGCGCTACGAGCCAGTTGGCTTTCATCCTCATTGATGAACAGAGCGGCGAGCGGACGATCATCTGGGGACGTGATCCTCGCTTGGTCATGCGTCCGGAGGAATTGAGTCGCGAAGCGATCACCTCAGGGCGCGTCCTTCACCTGGACGGTCACGATGTCGCCGCCGCCGTTCAAGCCGCCCGATGGGCCCGCGAGGACGGCATCCCCGTCGTCATTGATCTGGACACCTTCTATCCGGGCATCGAGGAATTGCTGCCGCTTGTGGACTACCTCATCACGTCCGCCGAATTCCCGAAGCGATTCCTCGGGATCGCCGAACCGGAAGACGCCCTGCGCACGCTCAAGCAACGATACAGAAATCATTTCGTCGCGATCACGCTCGGCGATCAGGGGGCGATCGCCTATTATCACGGTGTCTTCATCCACTCGCCGGCCTTTCGCATCCCTTGCCGCGACACGACGGGCGCGGGCGATGCCTTTCGCGGCGGCTTCATCTACGGACTCCTGAAGGGCATGAGCGTGACCGAGACGTTGCGCTTCGCCAACGCCGTCGCGGGATTGAACTGCCGAGGCGTGGGCGCTCGCGGCGGCTTGCCGACGCTGGAAGAAGTCGAGGAATTGCTCCGCGCGCAGTGA
- a CDS encoding glycosyltransferase family 4 protein: MGSDALRLAMISPEFPAPPTSGGKKRTFHLLDALARLGTVDLVTFSERPEAEASQLLRPMCRRLNIVRLPEHPRRFLPFLARNLRRVARGIHPLMDRFSEASVREAVEHGLRHGTYDVVVLEHSWIAHYIPIVRNAQPQARIILDCHNIESDLWRQYYERPPKSWYKPAAYRFWRSALEQERTYLARADLVWVVSETDAQRARALAPSAHIRVLPNGTTPLPEDALAAKATGPPIIGFLGSLKYPPNESGMRFFLDRIWPAIREAVPEAHLMIVGQPTEWLLRRAHADANLLAVGEVSDITPYLRQWALMVVPLLHGGGTRMKILDAWAHGIAVVSTSKGAEGIRATPGEELWIADAPNEFAQAVIHLLRELPERHRLARNGYERARCEYSWNAIAERARHHVVSLVTGNDVSL, translated from the coding sequence ATGGGGAGCGACGCTCTTCGCCTGGCCATGATCTCGCCGGAATTCCCCGCTCCCCCGACGAGCGGGGGGAAGAAACGGACGTTTCACCTGCTCGATGCCCTCGCTCGTCTCGGAACAGTGGACCTCGTCACGTTCTCCGAACGTCCCGAGGCCGAAGCGTCGCAACTCTTGCGACCAATGTGCCGACGTTTGAACATCGTTCGCTTGCCCGAGCACCCGCGGCGATTTCTTCCGTTCCTCGCTCGAAATCTCCGACGCGTCGCGCGAGGGATCCATCCCTTGATGGATCGCTTCTCCGAGGCTTCCGTGCGCGAGGCCGTGGAACACGGCCTTCGCCATGGGACATACGACGTCGTCGTTCTCGAACACTCTTGGATCGCGCACTACATCCCGATCGTGCGGAACGCGCAACCGCAGGCTCGGATCATCCTCGATTGCCACAACATCGAATCCGACCTTTGGCGTCAGTATTACGAACGTCCGCCCAAATCTTGGTACAAGCCGGCGGCCTATCGTTTCTGGCGATCAGCGCTCGAGCAGGAGCGGACGTATCTCGCGCGCGCGGATCTGGTTTGGGTCGTCTCCGAGACCGATGCCCAGCGCGCACGTGCTCTCGCACCGTCGGCTCACATCCGAGTTCTCCCGAACGGGACCACTCCACTTCCGGAAGATGCCCTCGCTGCGAAGGCAACCGGACCTCCGATCATCGGCTTTCTCGGTTCTTTGAAATACCCACCGAACGAGAGCGGGATGCGGTTCTTCTTGGATCGCATTTGGCCCGCGATTCGAGAAGCCGTGCCCGAAGCGCATTTGATGATCGTCGGACAACCGACCGAGTGGCTCCTGAGACGAGCGCACGCTGACGCGAATCTGCTCGCCGTCGGCGAAGTATCGGACATCACGCCGTACCTCCGACAGTGGGCGCTCATGGTCGTCCCCCTGCTTCATGGTGGGGGGACGCGGATGAAGATCCTCGACGCCTGGGCTCACGGGATCGCCGTCGTCTCCACGAGCAAGGGCGCAGAGGGCATTCGCGCCACGCCGGGCGAGGAGTTATGGATCGCTGATGCTCCGAATGAGTTCGCGCAGGCCGTCATCCACCTGTTGCGCGAGCTCCCCGAACGTCACCGTTTGGCCCGCAACGGATACGAACGTGCCAGATGCGAGTACAGCTGGAACGCCATCGCCGAACGCGCGCGCCATCATGTCGTCTCGTTGGTTACTGGGAACGACGTTTCGCTTTAG
- a CDS encoding transcriptional regulator, giving the protein MTLELREISEMRTDKWVKDSTRRRILDLLKRRGRATVDEVAAALNITPMGVRRHLSALENANLVRIEIERRPMGRPTYVYKLTEEAEGLFPKGYHQLVLSLLECLMAEGGAERVDELFECRKERLIAAYAPRLEGKTLEERVAEIARIMSENGYMARWQKTEKGYVLTEHNCALYHVARVYPQPCQTELAFLRELLGVEVTRVNHIASGGTCCSYVIHESAPIPLRRRTASSEGERHRQASEARRRRVVSSKAKRRSQ; this is encoded by the coding sequence ATGACGCTCGAGCTGCGCGAGATCAGTGAGATGCGAACGGACAAATGGGTTAAAGATTCGACGCGACGTCGAATCCTCGATCTGCTCAAGCGGCGCGGTCGCGCGACGGTCGATGAAGTGGCCGCAGCGTTGAACATTACCCCGATGGGGGTGCGGCGTCATTTGTCGGCTTTGGAGAACGCTAACTTAGTGCGGATCGAGATCGAGCGTCGCCCGATGGGGCGTCCGACTTATGTCTATAAGCTCACGGAAGAGGCGGAGGGGCTCTTTCCGAAAGGATATCATCAGCTCGTCCTGAGTCTGCTCGAGTGTCTTATGGCGGAGGGCGGGGCGGAGCGTGTGGACGAGCTGTTCGAATGCCGCAAGGAACGGTTGATCGCCGCGTATGCGCCGCGCCTTGAAGGGAAGACGCTCGAAGAGCGCGTGGCCGAGATCGCGCGCATCATGAGTGAGAACGGATACATGGCGCGCTGGCAGAAGACAGAGAAAGGGTATGTGCTCACTGAGCACAACTGCGCTCTCTATCACGTCGCGCGCGTTTATCCGCAACCGTGTCAGACGGAGTTGGCCTTCCTTCGGGAATTGCTCGGCGTCGAAGTGACGCGCGTCAATCACATCGCCAGCGGAGGGACATGTTGCTCGTACGTCATCCACGAATCGGCTCCGATCCCCCTGCGCCGGAGGACGGCGTCTTCTGAGGGCGAGCGTCACCGCCAGGCGTCCGAAGCTCGTCGGCGTCGAGTCGTCTCCTCTAAAGCGAAACGTCGTTCCCAGTAA
- a CDS encoding VanZ family protein — MSRRPGGISSNGSAIAADERTSCARKPAPRHRASPSSPKRSVLRIFTVRWLPALLWTGVVLGFSSEAFAATQTSRLLLPLLRWMFPSADPETLDALHLGIRKLAHVIEYAILAALFVRAWSGRLGVESAGDVGHALLPVAVVAAVDEYRQSLSTLRTGSLRDWGIDLGGALLAMVVLWIWGRRTTCGGRRGWN; from the coding sequence ATGAGTCGAAGGCCAGGAGGCATTTCGTCGAACGGTTCGGCGATCGCTGCCGACGAGCGGACGTCGTGTGCTCGAAAACCCGCGCCAAGACATAGGGCTTCTCCGTCTTCGCCGAAGAGGTCCGTCCTTCGGATCTTCACGGTCCGATGGCTTCCCGCGCTGCTGTGGACGGGCGTGGTCTTAGGGTTCTCGTCGGAGGCATTCGCGGCGACACAGACGTCGCGGTTGCTCCTGCCCCTGCTGCGCTGGATGTTTCCTTCGGCAGATCCCGAGACGCTCGATGCGCTTCACCTGGGGATCCGCAAGCTCGCTCACGTGATCGAGTATGCGATCCTAGCCGCGCTCTTCGTCCGCGCCTGGAGCGGACGATTGGGCGTTGAGAGCGCCGGCGATGTCGGGCACGCCCTTTTGCCGGTCGCTGTCGTGGCGGCTGTGGATGAATATCGGCAGAGCCTCTCGACGCTGCGGACCGGTTCGCTCCGCGATTGGGGGATTGATCTCGGCGGCGCGCTTTTGGCTATGGTCGTCTTGTGGATATGGGGGCGAAGGACCACGTGTGGTGGAAGGCGCGGGTGGAATTGA
- a CDS encoding vitamin B12-dependent ribonucleotide reductase, with amino-acid sequence MQKREEIGQVSFGYPMLIRRFFTRPGVHPFDEVPWERRTARILGSDGSVVFEQTNVEFPTFWSQLATDIVAQKYFRGRLGSPERESSVRQLIGRVVNTLTEWGIKDGYFASPEVAETFRAELTYLLLHQMASFNSPVWFNVGVEPHPQCSACFILSIEDNMDSILEWYKTEGKIFQGGSGSGINLSKLRSSKEYLSKGGRASGPVSFMRGADAIAGTIKSGGKTRRAAKMVVLNVDHPDILEFIWCKAKEERKAYALAEAGYDMSSLDSEGWISIQYQNANNSVRVTDEFMRAVLEDREWPLRAVTTGEVVEVLPAREILRQIAQAAWECGDPGMQYDTTINDWHTCPNSGRINASNPCSEYMHLDDSACNLASLNLMRFVRPDGEFDIEAFRHAVSIMILAQEIIVGNSSYPTPKIAHNAIAFRQLGLGYANLGALLMSRGLPYDSEEGRAYAAAITALMTGQAYLTSAMIAEHMGPFAGFAINREPMLRVIRKHRDSLARIDRRLVPPDLMEAAEDVWEEALRMGEIYGYRNAQVTVLAPTGTISFMMDCDTTGIEPDIALVKYKKLVGGGVIKIVNQTVPRALRRLGYDEGQIREIMAYLEERGTIEGAPHLREDHLPVFDCAFRPANGQRSIHYMGHVRMMAAVQPFLSGAISKTCNLPHDITVEEIEQLYIDAWRMGLKAIAIYRDGSKRTQPLSTSKEEKERSSPNVNEGKTAEALPSETSHRPVRRRLPDTRRAITHHFTITTQDGSVHDGYITVGMYEDGSPGEIFVTVAKEGSTISGLMDAFATAISIALQYGVPLEVLVRKFSHMRFEPSGVTTNPEIRVAKSLVDYIFRWLASQFLDTATQAQLGVLTPQARARLAAESERSATLEGRHEAPIARDTYINQADAPVCPDCGAIMVRNGSCYRCFNCGGTTGCS; translated from the coding sequence ATGCAGAAGCGAGAGGAGATCGGCCAGGTGTCCTTCGGTTACCCAATGCTGATTCGGCGATTCTTCACGCGTCCGGGCGTCCACCCCTTCGACGAAGTCCCATGGGAGCGACGAACAGCGCGCATTCTCGGCAGCGACGGCTCGGTCGTCTTCGAGCAAACGAACGTAGAATTCCCGACCTTTTGGTCGCAATTGGCAACGGACATCGTCGCGCAGAAATATTTTCGCGGACGGCTCGGCTCCCCCGAACGGGAGTCCAGTGTGCGCCAATTGATCGGGCGCGTCGTCAACACGCTCACTGAGTGGGGGATCAAAGACGGATATTTCGCTTCTCCGGAGGTCGCCGAGACCTTTCGCGCCGAGCTGACCTATCTCTTGCTCCATCAAATGGCTTCCTTCAATAGCCCCGTTTGGTTCAATGTTGGCGTCGAGCCGCATCCGCAATGCTCGGCCTGTTTCATCCTCTCCATCGAGGACAACATGGACTCGATCCTGGAGTGGTACAAGACCGAAGGCAAGATCTTCCAAGGCGGATCGGGATCGGGGATTAATCTCTCGAAGCTGCGTTCCTCGAAAGAATATCTCTCCAAAGGTGGGAGGGCATCGGGTCCCGTCTCCTTCATGCGTGGCGCGGATGCCATCGCCGGGACGATTAAAAGTGGCGGGAAGACCCGACGGGCGGCCAAGATGGTCGTCCTCAACGTGGATCATCCCGATATCCTTGAGTTCATTTGGTGCAAGGCGAAAGAAGAACGGAAAGCCTATGCGCTCGCCGAGGCCGGGTATGACATGTCCTCCCTCGATTCCGAAGGCTGGATCTCAATCCAATACCAGAACGCCAACAATTCCGTCCGCGTGACGGATGAATTCATGCGCGCGGTGCTCGAAGATCGCGAATGGCCGTTGCGCGCCGTCACGACGGGAGAAGTCGTGGAAGTGCTGCCCGCGCGAGAGATCCTGCGCCAGATCGCGCAGGCGGCATGGGAGTGCGGTGATCCGGGGATGCAATATGACACGACGATCAACGATTGGCACACTTGCCCCAACAGTGGGCGCATCAATGCCAGCAATCCGTGCTCCGAGTATATGCACCTGGACGACAGCGCCTGCAACCTGGCGTCGCTCAACTTGATGCGCTTCGTCCGTCCGGATGGCGAATTTGACATCGAAGCGTTTCGACACGCCGTTTCGATCATGATCCTGGCGCAGGAGATCATCGTGGGGAATTCGAGCTATCCGACGCCGAAGATCGCGCACAATGCCATCGCCTTTCGACAACTGGGACTCGGATACGCCAATCTCGGTGCTCTCCTCATGTCGCGTGGTCTCCCCTATGATTCCGAAGAGGGGCGCGCATATGCTGCGGCGATCACGGCCTTAATGACCGGGCAAGCTTACCTGACGTCGGCCATGATCGCCGAACACATGGGACCCTTTGCCGGTTTCGCGATCAATCGCGAACCCATGCTGCGGGTCATTCGCAAACATCGCGACAGCTTAGCTCGAATTGATCGGCGGCTGGTCCCACCGGATCTGATGGAGGCGGCCGAGGACGTGTGGGAGGAAGCACTCCGCATGGGCGAGATCTATGGATATCGAAATGCCCAAGTGACCGTGCTCGCTCCGACGGGGACGATCTCGTTCATGATGGATTGCGACACGACGGGGATCGAGCCCGACATCGCCCTGGTCAAGTACAAGAAGCTTGTCGGCGGCGGCGTCATCAAGATCGTCAATCAAACGGTCCCGCGCGCCCTTCGCCGATTGGGCTACGATGAAGGGCAGATCCGCGAGATCATGGCGTATCTCGAAGAGCGCGGGACGATCGAGGGCGCTCCGCATCTCAGGGAGGACCATCTCCCGGTCTTCGATTGCGCCTTTCGTCCCGCCAACGGTCAGCGCTCGATTCACTACATGGGACATGTGCGGATGATGGCCGCTGTACAGCCCTTCTTGAGCGGTGCCATCAGCAAGACGTGCAACCTCCCGCATGACATCACGGTCGAGGAGATCGAGCAGCTCTACATTGACGCTTGGAGGATGGGGCTCAAGGCCATCGCCATTTACCGCGACGGTTCCAAGCGCACGCAGCCGCTCTCGACGAGCAAAGAGGAGAAGGAACGCTCGTCCCCGAACGTCAATGAGGGGAAGACGGCCGAGGCGCTTCCATCGGAGACGTCGCACCGTCCGGTCCGACGCCGATTGCCCGATACCCGTCGAGCGATCACACACCATTTCACGATCACGACGCAAGACGGATCGGTTCACGACGGCTACATCACCGTGGGCATGTATGAGGACGGCAGTCCGGGCGAAATTTTCGTCACCGTCGCCAAGGAAGGGAGCACGATCTCCGGCCTGATGGATGCCTTCGCGACGGCGATCTCCATCGCCCTGCAGTACGGGGTTCCCTTGGAAGTCCTCGTGCGTAAGTTCAGCCACATGCGCTTCGAGCCTTCGGGAGTAACGACCAATCCGGAGATCCGCGTGGCGAAATCGCTCGTGGACTACATCTTCCGGTGGCTGGCTTCGCAGTTCCTGGATACAGCGACGCAAGCGCAACTGGGCGTATTGACGCCTCAGGCGCGAGCGCGACTCGCCGCCGAATCGGAACGATCCGCGACGCTCGAAGGGCGACACGAAGCCCCCATCGCGCGCGACACGTACATCAATCAAGCGGATGCTCCTGTATGTCCAGACTGCGGGGCCATCATGGTGCGGAATGGTTCGTGCTACCGCTGCTTCAACTGTGGCGGGACGACCGGGTGCTCATGA
- the cmk gene encoding (d)CMP kinase, with the protein MPRRGIITIDGPAGSGKSTVGRLLARRLGYLYMDTGAMYRALAWKALQLGIALEDSEALTRLAEASRIMLSGDPEHVRVTIDGHDVTEAIRSPEISRAASVIATIEGVRRAIVAAQREMGREGGVVLEGRDTGTVVFPDADVKFFLDARPEVRAQRRLEQERAQGRAVSFEETLQETLERDRRDQERSASPLRRAEDAIYLDSSDVSVEQVVEHMLEIIQQRLPEGTSSRSAQS; encoded by the coding sequence ATGCCGAGGAGAGGGATCATCACCATAGATGGGCCGGCCGGATCGGGCAAGAGCACGGTGGGACGGCTCTTGGCCCGACGGCTCGGCTATCTCTACATGGACACGGGCGCAATGTATCGCGCGCTCGCATGGAAGGCCCTTCAATTGGGAATCGCCCTGGAGGACTCAGAGGCGCTCACGCGCTTGGCCGAAGCCTCGCGCATTATGCTCTCGGGAGATCCCGAACACGTGCGCGTCACCATTGATGGTCACGACGTGACCGAAGCGATCCGCTCTCCGGAGATCAGCCGCGCTGCCTCTGTCATTGCGACGATCGAAGGCGTTCGACGCGCGATCGTCGCTGCGCAGCGGGAGATGGGGCGGGAGGGCGGCGTTGTGCTCGAAGGTCGAGATACGGGGACGGTCGTCTTTCCCGACGCCGATGTGAAATTCTTCTTGGACGCGCGCCCCGAAGTGCGCGCGCAGCGGCGATTGGAGCAAGAGCGCGCGCAAGGCCGTGCGGTCTCGTTCGAGGAGACGCTGCAAGAGACGCTCGAGCGCGATCGTCGGGATCAAGAGCGCTCGGCTTCCCCCCTCCGTCGGGCAGAGGATGCCATCTATCTTGATTCCTCCGACGTGAGCGTCGAGCAGGTCGTCGAACACATGCTGGAGATCATCCAGCAGCGGTTGCCCGAAGGGACATCGTCTCGTTCCGCTCAGTCATGA